The genomic DNA TCAGGTTCCTCTTCTGGACGGCACTCTGCCCTATGAGGTTCTGGGACGTTACGGTGCAGGCCGCGTTATGCTGAAGCCTGCCAGCCGTGGTACCGGTATCATCGCCGGTGGTCCCGTTCGCGCGATCATGGAAGCCGTTGGCGTTCATGACATCCTGACCAAGGCAATTGGCACCAACAATCCGCACAACGTGCTGCGTGCCACCATTGCCGGTCTCGAGTCCCTGCGTAGTGCCGAGGAAGTTTCCGCTCTTCGCGGTGTCCCGGTTTCTACGCCGAGAAAGTAATAGGAGATCGCCGTGTTGAAAGTAAAACAGATCAAAAGCAAGATTGCGTGCAAGCCCGACCAGGTCAAGACTCTGGAAGCACTGGGCCTGCACAAGATCCGTCAGGTCAAAGAGCACGAGGACAACGCTGTCATTCGTGGCATGATCTATAAGGTCCGTCATCTGGTGGAGGTAACTGAGTCATGAGACTTCATGAACTGTATGCATTCCCGGAAGAATACAAGCAGCGTCGCCGTATAGGCCGCGGCTCCGGCTCCGGCTGGGGCAAGACCGCTGCTCGTGGTCATAATGGCCAGAAATCGCGTTCCGGTGGCGG from uncultured Pseudodesulfovibrio sp. includes the following:
- the rpsE gene encoding 30S ribosomal protein S5, which gives rise to MEQNDSGLIEKIVYLNRVAKVVKGGRRFSFSCLVVVGDGEGGVGYGLGKANEVPEAIRKASERAKKNMIQVPLLDGTLPYEVLGRYGAGRVMLKPASRGTGIIAGGPVRAIMEAVGVHDILTKAIGTNNPHNVLRATIAGLESLRSAEEVSALRGVPVSTPRK
- the rpmD gene encoding 50S ribosomal protein L30, encoding MLKVKQIKSKIACKPDQVKTLEALGLHKIRQVKEHEDNAVIRGMIYKVRHLVEVTES